ATGAAATTTAGATGATACTTTCCTTTGCATATCTCCAGGGATCCATGTGCATGGACTATGAATACACTTTGATATTCTCCAAATTTTAccttcctttcttttttaagaAAAGTTTTCTTTTCTTGTACTGTTTTTCAATCATTGGAATCCAGCACATATTCTCAATGTGTAATTTACTAGAAACTGTCATTTTCTTTTCACTTTAAACTTCATCAGTGTCTGAAACCTGTTTACCCTTCTTTTTTTACCTTGAGAGATACTGATTTATTGTTCGTAAATGTGACTGATTACTGTTACAATGACATATACTCACTGTTTATATATTGTTAGATTACCTTACTCCATTTGGTGGAACATATTTTGTCCATCATTCAAACTACTATTCTGttagataaataaatttcacaGTGTGTAGTGTTTTATCCAAACTGCTGAAGACAGTGTCATAATGTAGGGCAAGGTTCAGATGCTGCAGACCGTGAAAAGGGAAAGTACACCCTTCTTAGAGATCCTGAAGACTTCCAAGCTGGGATTTATGACAAACCCCTTCCATGCTTTGGCTGCGGTGTAGGATGGTTTTCGTGAGTATTCTTCAAACTACTGCTTCCTTCACTATTTCATATATTCTCATgattctctcttcttttgcagTTTTCTTTTAGGATTTATGTTCCCATTGATGTGGTACTATGCCACAATACTCTATTTTGGAAATTATTATCGTAAAGATCCTAGGGAGCGAGCTGGCCTTGCAGCATCTGCCATTGCTGTAAGTTATCTTCCCCCATGCACACAACAGTGAAAACAATCATAGCGGTTTCTTTACTAAGACTATTAGATtcgcttcttttttttttcccaaacaCCAAGGGTTAAAGCAAATGCTCCTCTATCCCTTCTGCCCAAACTTCAAAAAATATGTCCAATGTTTTACTGAATTTAACACCTAAATTTTAATGCAATAATCTGATGCAGGCGTTGGCTTGTTCTGTCGTGTTGCTGGTTATAGTATCTTATTGTATTCTATTTTAGCCCAGCACTTCACTTGCAAGTGTGCTCGAAACACGTAAATGTCAAAACAAGACACTTTGAGTTGGAAGAAATTGCCAATGCAAATGTAGATAAGAAAGTTCTGGTGGAAGAGCATGAAGAATATAGCTATACTTCATAAACGTATACAAAAACTTGAAACTTCTTTCCCTGTGTATTGGTGTACCTATGGATTTGTGTTAGGGAACATTGTCAATCAGCATATACTTAAACAAGAATTTAGCGTAGATGTTTGAGGCTTTGTTTATATGTGAGGAAATCTTTATGGGTTCAATCAAATAGATTTACTTGTGTACGTGTGACTTGATGCCCTTTTATcttgaaaaacataaaattccaCTGGTTCTACAGTGAGAAAGAATTCAGCCACAGCCACTTTTGACAGTAGCTACAGTTGTTACGTCTTGAAGGTCTTGGCCCATGTGATTGCCTAAATGGATTTTCAATTCTTCATTCCTCTATTGTAATGTCAATTAACAGAGTAGTTAATTTATATGCTTGCATCCAGGGGATTCTGTGGGGGCAGTAACTCAGAAGTTGCCCACCTGACATGATGATTGGAGATTGTTCTATTGTGATTATTTAAAACCAGATGGGATTACAATTGAATAAAACATGTTTGTTTCTTCCATTACCCTTGCCAAAACAATGGACTGATATATGGCCAAAAGCCCAAAAACACCTGTCTTTAGCTAATTGTGAAAATCTATTCCATTTATCTCCTCtttatctcaaaaaaaaaaaaaattgaataggaTGCTCAAGAATTATAATTAATGGATGCTATGCAATTTGATGAAGTCATCCACTAGCAAATTCTCTTATACACAATCAAACTGCTTAATTTTTCAAACTTTAGCTACCAGCCATAGCCAGACTTTTGCCATCAACTTTGAACCTGGAACTTGAATTGATCTGCCCATATAAGCATCACAAATGGGGTAGCTACTAAAAATAGCATTAACTTTTGCCGAAATTACTGATACCATCCAAGgaaaatttcaatatttggGGAAAACCAAATTCAAGAACCAAATATACCCCATGATCTGGATCCACAAATTGGGTACCGAAACCCCAAGCCGACCTCAAGGTTTCGACTCCAAAGCCAAAACCAATTACTCGAAGGTTTCAGCCTTACGTTATCGAGGCCCAAACATCAAAAAGCTTCGGTCTCTTAGGCCAAAACTCAAACATGTAAAAGTCCTAAATAGCATATGTTCTCAAATGATCAAAACACTACAATTTAGGGTCAAGATggatttaaaaagaaatattaattcTACTAGTAGTCGATCAGTTCAGAACTTataaaaaacaaatatattaGATAATCTTTAATCACATTTTTAGAGTTTTTATTTGAGTtttgatattaatttaaatatcggAGATATTAATCTCAATTAAACGAAAAAATAATTAGAACATCATTGATTATCATTATGGCCGAGTCTCCATACCTCTATTGTAACTTCAAAGGAACATAGTAGTTAATTATATGCTTGCATCTAGAGGATTCTGTGTGGGGCAGTGACTCAGAAGTTGCCCCCTGACATGATGATTGGATTGTGATTATTCAAAACATTGTGATTATTCAAAACCAAGATGGGATTGCAATTGAATAAGACATGTTTGTTTCTTCAATGACTCTTGCCAATGTGGCCAAAAATACCTGTCTTTGGCTAATTGTGAAAATCTATTCCATTTATTTCCTTTTATCTCAAAAATTTTTGAATAGGATGCTAATGGATGCTATGCAATTTGATGAAGCCATCCACTAGCAAATTCTCTTCTACACAATCAAAAGCCACCAGCCACAGCCAGACATTTGCCATCAACTCTGAACCTGAAACTTGAATTGATCTGTCCATAACAGCATCACAAATAGGTTAGCTACTAAAAATAGCATTAACTTTTGCTGAGATTACCATTACGGCCGTATCTATGTAGTCGTAATCTTATAGCCTATACTTCATAAACCAATTACAGTAATAGCCATTATTCTTTAAATACGAATACATCTCGTTGATAGAATAATCGATAAACggttgataatttattttaacgattattttatattttttttataagttgattaataaactttattatcatctttatttttcttatatattcaaaataaaaaatctttgtGACTCCAAAGCAATAAAAAGTAGAAGGAAAAAAACTCTCACTaaataaaaactaagaaaagaaaaagctttTACTATCctaaaaatatatacatcattcaaaatgctttataaaaataaaattaaaaatatttatttataaaaaatttagtgacattaataagatttttaaaattaaatgattcaATTTTTCATTAGAATAAaacgttattttttttattaattaatcattttaaagttaaattgaatattaataataatcaatttagacgtattattttttattattttatatttactattattttatatgtattttgtatttttatatatatatatgctgcTATTAGAAAGATTTTGCGAATAATAAACTTGATTAAAGGCTTTATGTGTATTGAGTTTATTAAAATCTAA
The genomic region above belongs to Manihot esculenta cultivar AM560-2 chromosome 3, M.esculenta_v8, whole genome shotgun sequence and contains:
- the LOC110612107 gene encoding uncharacterized protein LOC110612107 encodes the protein MEQSVAIEEKECLRNGLEMVKSASDKHIDLLRPSARHHSVSRGQGSDAADREKGKYTLLRDPEDFQAGIYDKPLPCFGCGVGWFSFLLGFMFPLMWYYATILYFGNYYRKDPRERAGLAASAIAALACSVVLLVIVSYCILF